Proteins encoded by one window of Carassius auratus strain Wakin chromosome 24, ASM336829v1, whole genome shotgun sequence:
- the zdhhc23b gene encoding palmitoyltransferase ZDHHC23-B: MKKRSRRSLDQDDPLCCCEYIDRHGGRSHMAACCCDCEDLDEACDRWMTKKPQSPDSLSRVIATINDRLRVPWISGARQFDISVIPPLILLPVFLHIAALHYLLGILVLTAMPILVLWYYYFTHRKKGRTLFFLSLALFSLFYMFYLFITEVVPRGDVNHLQMAAVAAGVALTVISLIITKRGPGYVTPCPNDTHSTVTYHKPPPDVDAAYLNGAQHQVVIANHEQTGETGSAQQGVQRRNWCAVCRVVRPPRAGHCRICGVCILRLDHHCVWINSCVGQANHRSFLLTLVFFLLTSLYGISLVLRSVCPDQNVMTALFYCPDVYSQFSSALCFTCAWYSSIVTGGLLHLLFLQLINVSFNVTEREARLALREKTARSLLWGLIIDTGVYSRGFCTNWIEFMTMSKDSETSNHKPSDLV; encoded by the exons ATGAAGAAGAGAAGCCGTCGCTCACTAGATCAGGATGATCCTCTGTGCTGTTGTGAGTACATCGATCGTCATGGCGGACGCAGTCACATGGCAGCATGCTGCTGTGACTGTGAGGATTTGGATGAGGCTTGTGACAG ATGGATGACGAAGAAGCCTCAAAGTCCAGACTCTCTGTCCCGGGTTATAGCTACAATCAATGATCGTCTGCGGGTGCCCTGGATATCTGGAGCTCGACAATTTGATATATCCGTGATCCCTCCTCTTATTCTGCTTCCTGTATTTTTGCATATTGCAGCTTTGCACTACCTGCTGGGTATTTTAGTGCTAACAGCAATGCCCATCCTGGTCCTTTGGTACTACTATTTCACTCACCGAAAGAAAGGACGCACGTTATTCTTCCTCAGCCTCGCACTCTTCTCCCTCTTCTACATGTTCTACCTCTTCATCACCGAAGTCGTTCCTCGAGGTGATGTGAATCATCTTCAGATGGCCGCTGTGGCGGCGGGTGTTGCTCTTACGGTCATTTCTCTCATAATCACTAAGAGAGGGCCGGGCTACGTCACGCCTTGTCCAAATGACACTCATAGTACAGTGACCTATCACAAACCTCCTCCTGATGTAGATGCCGCCTATCTAAATGGAGCACAGCACCAGGTGGTGATAGCCAATCACGAACAAACTGGTGAAACTGGGTCAGCACAGCAGGGTGTTCAGAGGAGGAACTGGTGTGCCGTATGCAGAGTGGTGCGGCCCCCGAGAGCGGGACACTGCAGGATCTGTGGAGTCTGCATCCTGCGTCTGGACCACCACTGTGTCTG GATCAACAGCTGTGTGGGGCAGGCCAATCACCGCAGTTTCCTCCTGACACTTGTTTTCTTTCTGCTGACATCGCTGTATGGGATCAGTTTGGTTCTTCGAAGTGTGTGTCCCGACCAGAATGTAATGACTGCACTCTTCTACTGTCCTGACGTCTACAGCCAGTTCAG ctctgctctgtgtttcacCTGTGCCTGGTACAGCAGTATTGTGACGGGAGGTTTGCTGCACCTGCTGTTCTTACAGCTTATCAACGTCAGCTTCAATGTGACCGAACGAGAGGCGCGTCTGGCTCTGAGAGAGAAAACCGCTCGCAGCCTTCTCTGGGGCCTGATCATTGATACCGGCGTTTACTCACGAGGCTTCTGTACTAACTGGATTGAATTCATGACCATGAGCAAGGATTCAGAGACATCGAACCATAAACCATCAGATCTGGTATAG
- the ccdc191 gene encoding coiled-coil domain-containing protein 191, whose protein sequence is MSYPMHKPDLFRWKTTKTKTPGSNKVQLNENDIKQWVKRVEKASEFAVAEVFSIKKPCGAKNSMALQTAEQLQDHDDSYSEAQSILSEWMNQKLRLELEMGDDEEEEKMEESKQLVKTTQSSYNNFDDMYFHLAQEEENSAVHNFLQDLMETKVLDMGIVEDLKVDSNQNKKRWRDPSITMEVRHKQVKENRMRRDAERDKLQKEKEALREVREEAWQLEKEKQRKKRQEARRQEELIQQEMIRLRREMEEKKSVEQLARNMERERLSKQRVTENTLIPKHHNSTQKKQNKDLQLKLKKLEAKVHLLNLQCMHRHFTAWYSVILERRVRMGKAAALCDWRRQLKAWRAWRALVWARREEKEAERTEEELRLEHRRCQQAVESDRRRLLRRCLSDWRVWCQVERHRKELLQQQEETRRKMAALINAAASRKLGAEQSPPVTNTPETLSPTENDSHQDQDVAAAPEISLPTAQATSKPGRSEAPPTQAWQVTRRHAALSLAELQQARQGQQHQTSRSGNAELRSGQFKHRHAALQQTVAEQRRLLKEQQEQIRHLQERQNILELRHEEEKTALLATGPPGATNTCCPPKPNTETPKETTEKPSRTKSALGENASSHTNQTASQQRAALPHPAVQAMEERARQRAERRRETEERRRQKQEEKLAQMKAAEEEKLRSEEEEKLKEIERKKEEKRQQRKRELEKQKRAEREQELLKQAAQHYLRTLLLRRGLAPWKSLLEQSHVSTQRAVDHYTVALQRRCFCSWLQSVDEAHAEREASANQLYHRILLQRAVCSWKRLKDLRFILEARAERFHRTRTQRRVFMALLDHATEERITAWDNEQRAEEHNSRRAVKRCFAVWRRLPVVLREEKEREARREQLRRKVAEILPDFRSSPMDSLWRSVNPL, encoded by the exons ATGTCATATCCCATGCACAAACCGGATCTTTTTCGTTGGAAAACGACAAAGACTAAAACTCCAGGCAGTAATAAG GTGCAGTTGAATGAGAATGACATAAAGCAGTGGGTGAAG AGGGTGGAGAAAGCTTCAGAATTTGCTGTAGCCGAGGTGTTTTCCATCAAGAAACCATGTGGTGCTAAAAACAGTATGGCGCTGCAGACTGCAGAGCAGCTTCAGGATCATGATGATTCGTACAGTGAAG CTCAGTCCATTCTAAGTGAATGGATGAACCAGAAGTTACGTCTGGAGCTTGAAATGGGCGATGACGAGGAGGAAGAAAAGATGGAAGAGTCCAAACAACTTGTTAAAACCACACAATCCAGCTATAATAACTTTGATG acatgTACTTTCACCTAGCACAGGAAGAGGAGAACTCTGCAGTGCACAATTTCCTCCAGGACCTGATGGAAACCAAGGTTTTGGACATGGGGATAGTGGAGGACCTTAAAGTAGATTCTAATCAGAATAAGAAGAGATGGAGGGACCCTAGTATTACCATGGAGGTGCGTCACAAGCAGGTAAAGGAGAACCGCATGCGCAGAGACGCTGAACGTGACAAACTGCAAAAAGAAAAGGAAGCGCTAAGAGAGGTGCGAGAGGAGGCATGGCAACTGGAAAAGGAGAAGCAGCGAAAGAAGAGGCAGGAGGCACGCAGACAGGAAGAACTGATCCAGCAGGAGATGATTCGCCTACGCAGAGAGATGGAGGAGAAGAAGAGTGTGGAGCAGCTTGCACGAAACAT GGAGAGGGAACGGCTTTCGAAACAAAGGGTCACTGAAAACACTCTCATTCCAAAACATCATAATTCCACacagaagaaacagaacaaagacCTTCAACTGAAGCTGAAGAAGCTGGAAGCCAAAGTTCACCTTCTCAATTTGCAG TGCATGCACAGGCATTTTACAGCATGGTACTCTGTGATACTGGAAAGAAGGGTGCGCATGGGGAAGGCAGCGGCGCTGTGTGATTGGAGGAGGCAACTGAAAGCGTGGCGGGCATGGCGGGCTCTCGTCTGGGCCAGAAGAGAGGAGAAAGAGGCTGAAAGAACTGAAGAGGAGCTAAGACTGGAGCACAG GCGTTGTCAGCAGGCAGTGGAGAGTGACCGCAGGAGGCTTTTGAGGCGCTGCCTCAGTGATTGGCGTGTGTGGTGTCAAGTAGAACGTCATCGCAAGGAGCTTCTCCAACAGCAAGAAGAAACCCGGAGGAAAATGGCTGCTTTGATCAATGCAGCAGCTTCTAGGAAACTAGGGGCAGAACAATCTCCACCAGTTACTAATACACCTGAAACACTCAGTCCTACAGAAAATGACAGCCATCAG GATCAGGATGTGGCAGCAGCTCCAGAAATCAGTTTACCAACTGCACAAGCCACTAGCAAGCCTGGCCGTTCAGAGGCCCCGCCCACTCAGGCCTGGCAGGTGACACGTCGTCAtgctgctctctcattggctgagTTACAACAGGCCCGTCAGGGGCAACAGCATCAGACCTCCCGAAGCGGAAATGCAGAGCTTAGAAGTGGACAGTTCAAACACCGGCATGCGGCGCTGCAGCAAACCGTAGCTGAGCAGAGGCGTCTCCTGAAAGAGCAGCAGGAGCAGATTCGGCATCTGCAAGAGAGACAGAACATTCTGGAACTGAGGCATGAGGAAGAGAAAACAGCACTGTTAGCAACAGGTCCTCCTGGAGCTACAAATACATGCTGTCCACCTAAACCCAACACAGAGACTCCAAAAGAAACTACAGAAAAACCCTCAAG AACAAAGAGTGCCTTGGGGGAAAACGCCAGCAGCCACACCAACCAAACAGCATCTCAGCAGCGTGCAGCTCTTCCCCATCCTGCAGTCCAAG CCATGGAGGAACGAGCACGGCAGCGTGCCGAGCgcaggagagagacagaggaacGGAGGAGACAGAAGCAGGAGGAGAAACTG GCTCAAATGAAGGCAGCTGAGGAGGAAAAACTCAGATCTGAGGAAGAGGAGAAACTAAAGGAGATAGAGAGGAAGAAGGAAGAGAAGAGACAGCAAAGAAAG AGGGAACTTGAGAAACAGAAGAGAGCAGAACGGGAACAGGAACTGTTAAAGCAGGCGGCCCAGCACTACCTCAGGACCCTGTTACTGCGCCGAGGCCTGGCACCATGGAAAAGCCTGCTGGAGCAAAGCCATGTCAGCACACAG AGAGCGGTGGATCATTACACAGTGGCTCTGCAGAGACGCTGCTTCTGCTCCTGGCTTCAGTCTGTGGATGAGGCCCATGCAGAGAGAGAGGCCAGCGCCAACCAGCTGTATCACCGGATCTTACTTCAGAGGGCTGTGTGTAGCTGGAAAAGG TTAAAAGATCTGCGCTTTATACTGGAAGCACGAGCCGAGCGATTTCACAGGACACGGACCCAGAGGAGGGTGTTCATGGCCCTGCTGGATCACGCTACAGAGGAGCGAATCACAGCCTGGGACAATGAGCAACGGGCAGAGGAGCACAACAGCAG GAGAGCGGTCAAGAGGTGTTTTGCTGTCTGGAGGCGACTTCCTGTTGTCTTGCGagaagagaaggaaagagaagCACGCAGAGAGCAGCTCAGACGTAAAGTGGCAGAGATTTTGCCCGACTTCCGCTCCTCCCCTATGGACTCCCTGTGGCGCTCCGTAAATCCTCTTTAA
- the qtrt2 gene encoding queuine tRNA-ribosyltransferase accessory subunit 2, which produces MKLELSRVVQGCRLGRLTGLGNSGQHSLEVPGCLLYTRCATVPHLTQDTLHTLRDLPSVTQVSVDSLAEHLEVLEEFKEGVRKFAGLHDTVVFSSLHDSANSSPAGHVTNKTVSVWGSGGRIELTVARFMAIQAAIQPDCYQSMADGETWQAGTSRKRVRKAVDRTLAHLDECLVLHQKSQGLKRAEIFGVVEGGDILEERLRSARETGKRPVGGFVLDGFHSAAMDQDVRVQLIKAASAELPQEKPRLVLGVGHPDEVISCVEAGVDLFESFFPFQVTERGCALSFNFIIDPDPETAGSSTPTVLEFNGEMPAVKKLNSNGDENMTLYEMNLKDKRYQDDFRPLVEGCSCYCCKKHMRAYVHHLLVTNELLGGVLLMLHNMAHYLGFFKALREAITSDRLQDFKNRVLRCREVD; this is translated from the exons ATGAAACTGGAACTGTCTCGAGTGGTACAAGGATGTCGCCTGGGACGTTTGACTGGACTGGGAAATTCAGGACAGCATTCCCTGGAGGTGCCCGGATGTCTTCTGTACACTCGCTGTGCAACAGTTCCTCATCTGACTCAGGACACATTACATACTTTGAGAGACCTCCCATCAGTCACTCAGGTGTCAGTGGATAGCCT tgcaGAGCATCTTGAGGTTCTGGAGGAATTCAAAGAGGGTGTCCGAAAGTTTGCAG GTCTTCATGATACTGTGGTTTTCAGCTCTCTGCATGATTCTGCGAACTCCAGCCCTGCCGGTCACGTCACCAACAAG ACCGTGTCGGTGTGGGGCAGTGGGGGAAGGATAGAGCTGACAGTGGCTCGGTTCATGGCGATTCAGGCAGCTATTCAGCCGGACTGTTATCAGAGCATGGCAGACGGAGAGACCTGGCAGGCCGGTACCTCTCGCAAGAGAGTCCGTAAGGCAGTGGACAGGACTCTGGCCCATCTGGATGAATGTCTGGTGTTGCACCAGAAATCTCAG GGATTAAAACGGGCTGAGATATTTGGAGTTGTGGAGGGTGGAGACATTTTGGAGGAGAGGCTCCGGTCGGCACGAGAGACTGGCAAGCGTCCTGTGGGTGGATTTGTCCTGGATGGATTTCATTCTGCTGCCATGGACCAGGATGTGAGGGTTCAGTTGATTAAAGCGGCATCTGCAGAGCTTCCCCAAGAAAAACCCAG GTTGGTGCTGGGGGTTGGCCATCCTGATGAGGTCATCAGCTGTGTTGAAGCAGGAGTGGACCTGTTCGAGAGCTTCTTCCCCTTCCAGGTGACGGAGCGAGGCTGTGCACTCTCCTTTAACTTCATCATTGACCCTGACCCTGAGACGGCAGGTTCATCAACCCCTACAG TGTTGGAATTCAATGGGGAGATGCCCGCTGTCAAGAAGCTAAACTCAAATGGAGATGAAAATATGACACTTTATGAAATGAACCTCAAAGATAAAAG GTATCAAGATGATTTCCGCCCACTTGTGGAGGGCTGCAGCTGCTACTGCTGTAAAAAGCATATGAGAGCGTATGTTCATCATTTACTGGTGACCAACGAGCTGCTCGGCGGTGTTTTACTCATGCTACACAACATGGCGCATTACCTTGGCTTCTTCAAAGCGCTCCGGGAGGCAATAACCAGCGATCGTCTGCAGGACTTTAAAAATAGAGTCCTCCGTTGCAGAGAAGTTGATTGA